In one window of Actinomycetota bacterium DNA:
- a CDS encoding bifunctional ornithine acetyltransferase/N-acetylglutamate synthase: protein MVDYTVAGVEGGLCAPRGFRAAGVDAGLTPGPGPDLGLVVSQQSSAAAGRFTAHPFASAPVRWSRAQLRTGMARAVLVHAGSANAATGPQGDADAAALAARCAAAIGCPAGEVLVCGTGAVGVRLAVADAAEAADKATAALGRRGSGEVAKAMTASGGVAREHAVAVAWSEGEVRIGGVAKASVPFAPAFDHPPEPQNATTLVMLTTDATVEPGVLDGLLGRAVGRSFERVMVDQAPGMADAAVLLANATAAAPTLRAGSDGAAAFESALTQLCETLAEALALRVPGARKLVVVTVHGAADHTDALAAARAVAGSVALRAALAAGLPAWPAVLDALGTAGVALHPGRVGVSFGPVTVVADGRAASHDERAAAAVAAKAQVDLSVDLGIGPAAATVTTTDLPAEALGRHGG, encoded by the coding sequence TTGGTCGACTACACAGTCGCAGGGGTGGAGGGGGGCCTGTGCGCGCCCAGGGGGTTCCGGGCCGCCGGGGTCGACGCCGGGCTGACCCCGGGGCCAGGGCCCGACCTGGGGCTGGTGGTCAGCCAGCAGAGCTCGGCGGCGGCCGGCCGCTTCACCGCCCACCCGTTCGCCTCGGCCCCGGTGCGCTGGTCGCGGGCCCAGCTCCGCACCGGGATGGCCCGGGCGGTGCTGGTCCACGCCGGCAGCGCCAACGCCGCCACCGGCCCCCAGGGCGACGCCGACGCGGCCGCCCTGGCCGCCCGGTGCGCGGCCGCCATCGGCTGCCCGGCCGGCGAGGTGCTGGTCTGCGGCACCGGCGCCGTCGGGGTCCGGCTGGCCGTGGCCGACGCCGCCGAGGCCGCCGACAAGGCCACCGCCGCCCTCGGCCGCCGGGGGTCGGGCGAGGTCGCCAAGGCCATGACCGCCTCCGGCGGGGTCGCCCGCGAGCACGCCGTCGCCGTCGCCTGGTCCGAGGGCGAGGTCCGCATCGGTGGCGTCGCCAAGGCGTCGGTCCCGTTCGCCCCCGCCTTCGACCATCCCCCGGAACCGCAGAACGCGACCACGCTGGTGATGCTGACCACCGACGCCACCGTGGAGCCGGGGGTGCTCGACGGCCTGCTCGGCCGGGCGGTCGGCCGCTCCTTCGAGCGGGTCATGGTCGACCAGGCCCCGGGCATGGCCGACGCCGCCGTGCTGCTGGCCAACGCCACCGCCGCCGCCCCGACCCTGCGGGCCGGCTCCGACGGGGCCGCGGCCTTCGAGTCCGCCCTCACCCAGCTCTGCGAGACCCTGGCCGAGGCGCTGGCCCTGCGCGTCCCCGGCGCCCGCAAGCTGGTCGTGGTGACCGTCCACGGCGCCGCCGACCACACCGACGCCCTGGCCGCGGCCCGGGCCGTCGCCGGGTCGGTGGCCCTGCGGGCCGCCCTGGCCGCCGGCCTGCCCGCCTGGCCGGCCGTGCTCGACGCCCTCGGCACCGCCGGGGTGGCCCTCCACCCGGGCCGGGTCGGGGTCAGCTTCGGCCCGGTCACCGTGGTCGCCGACGGCCGGGCCGCCTCCCACGACGAGCGGGCCGCGGCCGCGGTCGCCGCCAAGGCCCAGGTCGACCTGTCCGTCGACCTGGGCATCGGCCCCGCCGCGGCCACCGTGACCACCACCGACCTGCCCGCGGAAGCCCTCGGTCGCCACGGCGGGTAG
- a CDS encoding phenylalanine--tRNA ligase subunit beta, whose protein sequence is ATGGRLTATQRLRRQAREVLAGMGVTEVQTLPFLSQADLDRLGLPAGDPRRRTLRLANPLSEEAPELRTTLLPGLAEVARRNLARGLDGVAVHELGAVFLPDPGGSGGLKTSPPEDRGQELPAEPLTLGVLLAGQAPAGRHDDPRRPFDFADVKGLVEGLVAALGVPGVGYRAEEPLPFHPGRCAAVLLEDRPVGLLGQLHPRVAAACELPAAAFAVELELAPLLAAVPGMRPAATPSPYPELSFDVAFLVPPGVAASALEDALREAGGDLLARLTLFDAYQGSPLPPGHRNLAYRVALQAADRTLTDADGAAVRDRMATLAAERTEAVLRSAG, encoded by the coding sequence CGCCACCGGGGGCCGCCTCACGGCCACCCAGCGGCTGCGCCGCCAGGCCAGGGAGGTCCTGGCCGGCATGGGCGTGACCGAGGTCCAGACGCTCCCGTTCCTGTCCCAGGCCGACCTGGACCGGCTCGGGCTGCCCGCCGGCGACCCCCGCCGCCGGACCCTCCGCCTGGCCAACCCGCTGTCGGAGGAGGCGCCTGAGCTGCGCACCACCCTGCTGCCCGGCCTGGCCGAGGTGGCCCGGCGCAACCTGGCCCGGGGCCTGGACGGGGTCGCCGTCCACGAGCTGGGCGCCGTCTTCCTCCCCGACCCGGGGGGATCGGGGGGGCTCAAGACCAGCCCCCCCGAGGATCGGGGCCAGGAGCTGCCGGCCGAGCCCCTCACCCTGGGGGTGCTGCTGGCCGGGCAGGCCCCGGCCGGCCGCCACGACGACCCGCGCCGGCCGTTCGACTTCGCCGACGTCAAGGGCCTGGTCGAGGGGCTGGTGGCGGCCCTCGGGGTCCCGGGGGTCGGCTACCGGGCCGAGGAGCCGCTGCCCTTCCACCCCGGCCGCTGCGCCGCCGTGCTGCTGGAGGACCGGCCGGTCGGCCTGCTCGGCCAGCTCCACCCGCGGGTGGCGGCCGCCTGCGAGCTGCCCGCGGCCGCGTTCGCGGTCGAGCTGGAGCTGGCCCCGCTGCTGGCCGCCGTCCCGGGGATGCGCCCGGCGGCGACGCCGTCGCCGTACCCCGAGCTCTCCTTCGACGTGGCCTTCCTGGTCCCCCCGGGGGTCGCGGCCAGCGCCCTGGAGGACGCGCTGCGCGAGGCCGGCGGCGACCTGCTCGCCCGGCTGACCCTGTTCGACGCCTACCAGGGGTCGCCGCTGCCACCCGGCCACCGCAACCTCGCCTACCGGGTCGCGCTCCAGGCGGCCGACCGCACCCTCACCGACGCCGACGGGGCCGCCGTCCGCGACCGCATGGCCACCCTGGCCGCCGAGCGAACGGAGGCGGTCCTGCGCAGCGCCGGGTAG